The following proteins are encoded in a genomic region of Galbibacter sp. BG1:
- a CDS encoding DNA cytosine methyltransferase, with the protein MKIVSFFAGAGGLDLGFQKAGFDVIWANEYDKDIWETYEKNHPHTILDKRSIVDIPADEVPECDGIIGGPPCQSWSEAGSLSGINDKRGQLFFDFIRILEAKQPKFFLAENVSGMLLGRHSEALKNIKEMFQNAGVGYELSFQMLNASDFDVPQDRKRVFFVGIRKDLNFKFQFPKPEKEKITLEKANSDLKNSVVPAKEGNKTNKENCKIPNHEYMIGGFSSMFMSRNRVRTWDEQSFTIQAGGRHAPIHPQAPKMKFKITA; encoded by the coding sequence ATGAAAATAGTATCATTTTTTGCAGGAGCAGGTGGACTTGATTTAGGATTCCAAAAAGCAGGTTTTGATGTTATTTGGGCTAATGAATATGATAAAGATATTTGGGAGACTTATGAAAAAAATCATCCACACACAATTTTAGATAAAAGGAGTATCGTGGATATTCCTGCTGACGAAGTTCCAGAGTGTGATGGAATAATTGGTGGACCACCTTGTCAAAGTTGGAGCGAAGCAGGTTCTCTAAGTGGAATAAATGATAAAAGAGGACAACTCTTTTTTGATTTTATCAGAATATTAGAAGCCAAGCAACCCAAATTCTTTCTTGCCGAAAATGTAAGCGGAATGCTATTGGGGAGACATAGCGAAGCATTAAAAAATATAAAGGAAATGTTTCAGAATGCAGGAGTTGGTTATGAATTGTCATTCCAAATGCTTAACGCGTCTGATTTTGATGTACCGCAGGATAGAAAAAGAGTGTTTTTTGTTGGCATTCGAAAAGACTTAAATTTTAAGTTTCAATTTCCAAAACCTGAAAAAGAAAAAATTACGCTTGAAAAAGCTAATTCAGATTTAAAAAACAGTGTTGTACCAGCTAAAGAAGGAAACAAAACAAATAAAGAAAACTGTAAAATTCCGAACCACGAATATATGATTGGCGGATTTTCTTCAATGTTTATGTCGAGAAACCGTGTAAGAACTTGGGACGAGCAATCATTTACAATTCAAGCAGGAGGAAGGCACGCACCAATTCATCCACAAGCACCAAAAATGAAATTTAAAATAACAGCATAA
- a CDS encoding helix-turn-helix domain-containing protein — MKTTFGEYIRLLRNENELTLTQLAAKLNLDSANLSKIENGKRDFDEKRLPKLAKIFKLDLTELRNEYVTDQIGKKIYETNCTKQLLKVAEEKAEYRRILKEKVI; from the coding sequence ATGAAAACCACGTTTGGAGAATACATCCGACTTTTGAGAAATGAAAACGAACTGACTCTAACTCAACTTGCTGCCAAATTGAATTTGGACTCTGCAAACTTGAGCAAAATTGAGAACGGAAAACGAGATTTTGATGAAAAGCGATTACCAAAACTTGCGAAAATCTTCAAACTCGACCTCACAGAATTGCGCAATGAATATGTTACCGACCAAATCGGGAAAAAGATTTACGAAACGAATTGCACTAAACAGCTTTTAAAAGTTGCAGAGGAAAAAGCAGAATACAGAAGAATATTAAAAGAAAAAGTAATATGA
- a CDS encoding ligase-associated DNA damage response DEXH box helicase: protein MKEIQIYTKFQINFSLDKNKNYTKELFKIAEHWFLSQNWKPFPFQKKTWQAYLEGKNGLLNAPTGSGKTYALWIGIILKYIQENPDYKTKNPIGVKAVWITPLKALSLEIQQATQRFCDEIELPFTVGIRTGDTPQKERAAQKRKMPDLLITTPESLHLLLSSKNYDKTFSTLNAAVVDEWHELLGSKRGVQIELALSRLKTVCSPLQIWGISATIGNLEQAREVLLGPNSAALKNSILLRANLKKKIKVRSILPDTMEKFPWRGHLGLHLLEKTIPIIEKSKTTLLFTNTRAQCELWFQAILAKHPEFAGEIAMHHGSIGKETRLWVEGAIRNESLKAVVCTSSLDLGVDFAPVETIIQIGGPKGVARFMQRAGRSKHRPGEESVIYFLPTHAIELIEASALKNAVKTAQVEDRIPYLLSFDVLIQYLTTLAVSNGFFPDDIFKEVKTTFCFQGMTEVEWNWVLRFITVGSESLENYDEYKKVVVNEEGKFLVESRRTAMRHRLSIGTIVSDAVLSVKYLKGGYIGTIEEWFISKLKPGDVFTFAGRNLELFSIKNMKVLVKKSKQKSSKVPSWMGGRMSFSSQMSELLRKELYNYHTETISSELKALAPVFERQTKESIVPTDKEFLIETFKTREGHHAIFYPFEGRFVHEAMGSLLAYRISLLQPITFSIAFNDYGFELLSDQKIDIQNVLDNDLFTPRFMHADLEKSLNATEMARRKFRDIAVVGGLVFQGFPDKLLKSKHLQSSSQLLFNVFRDYEPENLLYLQSYRETFEHSLEEGRLIQALERIENQRIVWRECEKPTPFSFPIITDRLREKLSSEKLADRIRKMKLQLEK, encoded by the coding sequence ATGAAAGAAATTCAAATTTATACCAAATTTCAAATCAACTTCAGTTTGGACAAAAATAAAAATTACACAAAAGAACTGTTTAAAATCGCAGAACACTGGTTTTTATCACAAAACTGGAAACCTTTTCCGTTTCAGAAAAAAACATGGCAAGCCTATTTAGAAGGTAAAAACGGACTGCTAAACGCGCCTACAGGCAGCGGAAAAACCTATGCACTGTGGATTGGGATTATCTTGAAATACATTCAGGAAAATCCTGACTATAAAACCAAAAATCCCATAGGAGTAAAAGCAGTTTGGATTACGCCTTTAAAAGCATTATCGTTGGAAATTCAACAAGCTACCCAGCGTTTCTGCGATGAAATAGAATTGCCTTTTACCGTTGGTATTAGAACGGGCGATACGCCACAAAAAGAACGGGCTGCCCAAAAACGAAAAATGCCCGACTTACTCATTACCACTCCAGAAAGCCTTCATTTATTACTTTCATCTAAAAATTACGATAAGACTTTTTCTACTTTAAATGCAGCGGTAGTAGACGAATGGCACGAATTGTTGGGCTCGAAAAGAGGCGTGCAAATTGAATTGGCACTCTCCCGATTAAAAACCGTCTGTTCGCCATTACAAATCTGGGGGATTTCGGCTACCATTGGGAATTTAGAGCAGGCTCGGGAAGTATTGTTGGGACCCAATTCCGCCGCGTTAAAAAATTCAATCTTACTCCGCGCCAACCTAAAAAAAAAAATTAAAGTGCGCTCCATTCTCCCCGACACCATGGAAAAGTTCCCGTGGCGGGGTCATTTAGGGCTTCATCTTCTGGAAAAAACAATTCCAATTATCGAAAAAAGTAAAACCACTTTGCTTTTCACCAATACGCGGGCACAATGCGAACTTTGGTTTCAAGCCATTTTAGCAAAGCATCCCGAATTTGCTGGGGAAATCGCTATGCACCACGGTAGTATTGGCAAAGAAACCCGACTTTGGGTAGAGGGTGCTATTCGTAATGAAAGTCTGAAAGCAGTGGTGTGTACCTCGAGTTTAGATTTGGGGGTCGATTTTGCGCCTGTGGAGACCATCATTCAAATAGGTGGCCCCAAAGGAGTCGCTAGATTTATGCAACGGGCAGGACGAAGTAAGCACAGACCGGGAGAAGAAAGTGTTATTTATTTTTTACCCACCCACGCCATCGAACTTATTGAAGCTTCAGCACTTAAAAATGCCGTAAAAACAGCGCAAGTGGAAGATCGTATTCCATATTTACTTTCTTTCGATGTTTTAATTCAGTATCTCACTACCCTAGCCGTTTCCAATGGATTTTTCCCAGATGATATATTTAAGGAAGTAAAAACTACTTTTTGTTTTCAGGGCATGACAGAAGTAGAGTGGAACTGGGTGCTTCGTTTTATTACCGTGGGAAGTGAATCGCTGGAAAATTATGACGAATACAAAAAAGTAGTGGTCAATGAGGAAGGAAAGTTTTTAGTAGAAAGTCGGCGCACCGCCATGCGACACCGATTGTCTATTGGAACTATTGTGAGTGATGCCGTACTTTCAGTAAAATATTTAAAAGGAGGCTACATTGGTACTATTGAAGAATGGTTTATTTCCAAACTAAAGCCCGGCGACGTTTTTACTTTCGCTGGACGGAATTTAGAACTCTTCAGTATAAAAAACATGAAAGTGTTGGTAAAGAAATCCAAGCAGAAAAGCAGTAAAGTTCCAAGTTGGATGGGTGGAAGAATGAGTTTTTCATCACAGATGAGTGAATTGCTTCGGAAGGAATTATACAATTACCATACGGAAACTATTTCTTCGGAATTAAAGGCTTTGGCGCCTGTTTTTGAAAGGCAAACTAAAGAATCGATCGTTCCTACCGATAAAGAATTTCTTATTGAAACTTTTAAAACCCGAGAGGGACATCATGCTATTTTTTATCCATTTGAAGGGAGGTTTGTTCATGAAGCCATGGGAAGTTTATTGGCATACCGCATTAGTCTTTTGCAGCCCATAACATTCTCCATTGCCTTTAACGATTATGGATTTGAGTTGCTTTCCGATCAAAAAATAGATATTCAAAATGTATTGGATAACGATTTGTTTACGCCACGATTTATGCATGCCGACCTCGAGAAAAGTTTAAATGCCACGGAAATGGCCCGCAGAAAATTTAGGGATATCGCCGTTGTGGGCGGACTCGTATTTCAAGGGTTTCCTGATAAACTTTTAAAGAGCAAACACCTGCAAAGTAGTTCGCAATTGCTGTTTAATGTGTTTCGCGATTACGAACCCGAGAATTTATTGTACCTCCAATCCTATCGGGAAACCTTTGAGCATTCTTTGGAGGAAGGAAGGCTCATTCAGGCATTGGAGCGCATAGAAAACCAAAGGATTGTTTGGCGGGAATGTGAAAAGCCTACGCCGTTTTCCTTTCCCATAATTACGGATAGATTGCGGGAAAAACTGTCCTCAGAAAAACTCGCCGACCGAATACGTAAAATGAAATTACAACTGGAGAAATAG
- a CDS encoding ATP-dependent DNA ligase — translation MKEFATLIKKLDTTNKTNIKVDALADFFKIAEPKDKLWAIALLSHRRPKRPVNTTLLREWASEEASIPLWLFEESYHIVGDLAETIALVIPTAQSNNEKKLHEIIAEVIQLKDWDEVDKKKYLQQKWRELDYYERFVFNKILTGSFRIGISQKLMTRALAKATEIDEDVLAYKLMGNWTPQTITFQKLILEENEEDYLSKPYPFYLAYALEGEPSDLGDIKEWYFEHKWDGIRSQVIVRNNELFVWSRGEELVTDKYPEFQEFVTHFPDGTVIDGEILAFTEGFIGTFNELQTRIGRKNVSKKLLEKTPVILKAYDLLEWNGEDIRNKSFQERRKVLDNFYNSQKKNNLPFHLSEIMQFSTWDQAATEREQAREVKSEGLMLKRKDSPYLVGRKKGDWWKWKVDPLTIDAVLTYAMRGHGRRTNLFTDYTFALWDDKELVTFAKAYSGLTDAEFRKVDNFVKKNTTDRFGPVRQVVPELVFEIAFEGIAESKRHKSGVAVRFPRILRWRKDKKIEEANTLEDLKALLA, via the coding sequence GTGAAAGAATTTGCTACTCTCATAAAAAAATTGGACACCACCAATAAAACCAATATCAAGGTGGATGCTTTGGCTGATTTCTTCAAAATTGCGGAGCCAAAAGATAAGTTGTGGGCTATTGCTTTGCTGTCGCACCGAAGACCCAAGCGTCCCGTAAATACTACGTTGTTGCGCGAGTGGGCTTCGGAAGAAGCCAGTATCCCACTTTGGTTGTTTGAAGAATCGTATCATATTGTTGGAGATCTGGCGGAAACAATTGCGTTGGTCATTCCGACGGCTCAATCAAATAATGAAAAGAAATTACATGAAATTATTGCTGAAGTTATTCAGTTGAAAGATTGGGATGAGGTAGATAAGAAAAAATACCTTCAGCAAAAATGGCGGGAATTGGATTATTATGAGCGTTTTGTTTTTAATAAAATCCTTACTGGAAGTTTTCGAATTGGTATCAGTCAGAAACTCATGACACGGGCGCTTGCCAAAGCCACGGAAATTGATGAAGACGTGCTGGCGTATAAATTAATGGGTAATTGGACGCCGCAAACAATTACTTTTCAAAAATTGATTTTAGAGGAAAATGAAGAAGATTATCTTAGCAAACCATATCCTTTTTATTTGGCGTACGCTTTGGAGGGAGAGCCAAGCGATTTAGGCGATATTAAAGAGTGGTACTTTGAACACAAATGGGATGGCATCCGATCACAGGTAATTGTTCGAAACAACGAACTCTTTGTGTGGAGCCGCGGAGAGGAATTGGTAACCGATAAGTACCCGGAGTTTCAAGAATTCGTTACACATTTCCCTGACGGAACCGTTATTGATGGCGAGATTTTAGCCTTTACGGAAGGTTTTATTGGTACTTTTAATGAGCTGCAAACGCGAATCGGGAGAAAAAACGTATCCAAAAAGTTACTGGAAAAAACGCCGGTTATTTTAAAAGCATACGATTTGCTGGAGTGGAACGGCGAAGATATTAGAAACAAATCATTTCAAGAACGTCGTAAGGTGCTGGACAATTTTTACAATAGTCAGAAAAAGAATAATTTACCATTCCATTTGTCGGAAATCATGCAGTTTTCTACTTGGGACCAAGCTGCCACAGAACGGGAACAGGCGAGGGAAGTTAAAAGCGAAGGATTGATGCTAAAACGCAAAGATTCGCCGTATCTCGTGGGAAGAAAAAAAGGTGATTGGTGGAAATGGAAAGTTGATCCGCTCACTATCGATGCCGTTCTCACTTATGCCATGCGTGGCCATGGAAGGCGAACCAATTTATTTACGGATTACACTTTTGCACTTTGGGACGATAAAGAATTGGTAACGTTTGCCAAAGCGTACTCCGGATTGACGGATGCCGAGTTTCGAAAAGTGGACAATTTTGTAAAGAAAAACACTACCGATCGTTTCGGACCAGTTCGACAAGTGGTTCCCGAATTGGTTTTTGAAATCGCTTTTGAAGGAATTGCAGAAAGCAAACGGCATAAAAGTGGCGTTGCCGTTCGTTTTCCACGTATTTTACGATGGCGTAAAGACAAAAAAATTGAAGAAGCAAATACTTTGGAAGACTTAAAAGCTTTATTGGCTTAA
- a CDS encoding ligase-associated DNA damage response exonuclease produces MKKPLLEFTDKGILCSQANVYLDPWRPIDNALITHGHADHSRWGHKNYITFHNNIPIIKHRLGDINVSGRNYGESFVVNNVKFSFHPAGHIPGSSQIRVEHKGEVWVFTGDYKLADDGISTPFEPIKCHSFITECTFGLPAFNWRPQEEVFSDINEWWLQNKKENKTSVIFAYSLGKAQRVIKHLDTSIGKIYTHGAVENMTEVLRPQLNLPPTELITRETDKKEIQGNIIVAPPSAHGSVWLRRFTPFVTATASGWMAFRGARRRRAIDRGFVLSDHADWEGLLKAIKETECEKVIATHGYTDIFSRYLQTLGYDARTEQTQYEGENLEEKAESEPATQN; encoded by the coding sequence TTGAAAAAACCTCTATTGGAATTTACGGACAAAGGGATCTTATGTTCGCAAGCGAATGTTTACCTAGACCCTTGGCGACCTATTGACAATGCTTTGATAACCCATGGTCATGCCGATCACTCCCGTTGGGGGCATAAAAATTACATTACCTTTCACAACAACATTCCCATTATCAAACATCGATTAGGTGATATAAATGTCTCCGGACGAAACTACGGGGAGTCTTTTGTGGTTAACAACGTGAAATTTAGTTTTCATCCTGCTGGTCATATTCCAGGATCTTCTCAAATTCGGGTGGAGCATAAAGGGGAAGTTTGGGTGTTTACGGGGGATTATAAACTAGCCGATGACGGTATATCTACCCCTTTTGAACCTATTAAATGTCACAGCTTCATTACAGAATGCACTTTCGGACTTCCAGCCTTTAATTGGCGTCCTCAGGAAGAAGTTTTTTCAGATATTAATGAATGGTGGCTTCAGAATAAAAAAGAAAACAAAACCTCTGTGATTTTTGCCTATTCCCTTGGAAAAGCCCAACGTGTGATAAAACACTTGGATACTTCCATTGGAAAGATATATACCCACGGAGCTGTGGAGAATATGACAGAAGTTTTACGGCCGCAACTCAATTTACCACCTACAGAATTAATCACAAGGGAAACCGATAAAAAAGAAATTCAGGGAAATATTATTGTGGCACCTCCAAGTGCGCACGGAAGCGTTTGGTTGAGAAGATTTACCCCTTTTGTGACGGCCACGGCAAGCGGATGGATGGCTTTTAGAGGAGCGAGAAGACGAAGAGCTATTGATAGAGGGTTTGTACTTTCGGACCACGCCGATTGGGAAGGATTACTTAAAGCGATTAAAGAAACGGAATGTGAAAAAGTAATTGCGACCCACGGATACACCGATATCTTTTCACGTTATCTGCAAACCTTGGGCTACGATGCCCGTACCGAACAAACACAATACGAAGGTGAAAATTTAGAAGAGAAAGCCGAAAGTGAACCTGCCACCCAAAATTAG
- a CDS encoding 30S ribosomal protein S16 translates to MPVKIRLQRHGKKGKPFYWVVAADARAKRDGKFLEKLGTYNPNTNPAQIDLDVDGSVKWLQNGAQPTDTAKRILSYKGVMLKHHLLGGVAKGALTEEEAQKKFEAWVEEKAGKVDAKKSDLEKAKEEAKAKALEAEKEINEKRMAAAAEAEAPAEEEVAEEAAPEAEAQAEEPAAETQEEEKKADA, encoded by the coding sequence ATGCCAGTTAAAATTAGATTACAGAGACACGGTAAAAAAGGAAAACCTTTTTACTGGGTAGTAGCGGCAGATGCTCGCGCAAAAAGAGATGGTAAATTTCTTGAGAAATTAGGAACTTACAATCCAAACACGAATCCAGCTCAAATCGACTTAGATGTAGATGGTTCTGTTAAATGGCTTCAGAATGGTGCACAGCCTACTGATACTGCTAAAAGAATCTTATCTTACAAAGGAGTTATGTTGAAACACCACTTATTGGGAGGTGTTGCTAAAGGTGCTTTAACCGAAGAAGAAGCTCAAAAGAAGTTTGAAGCTTGGGTTGAAGAAAAGGCAGGTAAAGTAGATGCTAAGAAAAGTGATTTAGAAAAAGCTAAAGAAGAAGCTAAAGCTAAAGCATTGGAAGCAGAAAAAGAAATCAACGAGAAGCGTATGGCTGCTGCTGCAGAAGCCGAAGCTCCCGCTGAGGAAGAAGTAGCAGAAGAAGCTGCTCCTGAGGCAGAAGCACAAGCTGAAGAGCCTGCTGCAGAAACTCAAGAAGAAGAAAAAAAGGCAGACGCTTAA
- the rimM gene encoding ribosome maturation factor RimM (Essential for efficient processing of 16S rRNA), translating to MRKEDCFYLGKIVKKYGFKGEVLAKLDTDEPELYENLESVFIAHGNNLVPFFIEKSSLHKSQLLRMRLEDVDNEAEADSILKSELYLPLSFLPELSGNQFYFHEIIGFTMVDVNYGNVGTIVSVNDNTAQALFEVENGDKQILIPMNDEFINKVDRDKKQIVVTTPEGLIDLYL from the coding sequence ATGAGAAAAGAAGATTGCTTCTATCTCGGTAAAATTGTAAAAAAGTACGGCTTTAAGGGTGAGGTACTGGCAAAACTAGATACCGATGAACCTGAACTTTACGAAAATTTGGAATCAGTATTTATTGCCCATGGCAATAATCTGGTTCCTTTTTTTATAGAGAAATCTTCGCTCCATAAATCGCAGCTCCTACGAATGCGTTTGGAAGATGTGGATAACGAAGCCGAAGCCGATTCAATTTTAAAGAGCGAACTTTATTTACCCTTATCGTTTTTACCAGAACTCTCCGGAAATCAATTTTACTTCCATGAAATTATTGGGTTCACCATGGTAGATGTAAATTATGGAAACGTGGGCACCATTGTTTCCGTAAACGATAATACCGCACAGGCCTTATTTGAAGTGGAAAATGGAGATAAGCAAATTTTGATCCCGATGAACGATGAGTTTATCAATAAAGTGGATCGCGACAAAAAGCAGATCGTTGTTACCACTCCCGAAGGGCTCATAGATCTTTATTTATAA
- a CDS encoding tRNA1(Val) (adenine(37)-N6)-methyltransferase gives MSSKPFQFKEFTVQQDRCAMKIGTDGVLLGAWTELNKNPNSILDIGAGTGVIALMLAQRSAAELVDAIEIDNDAYEQCVENFEASPWGDRLFCYHAGFDEFVAEIEDTYDLIVSNPPFYSEKVSSGNEQRDIARANFSLPFEELLEGVAKLLNKNGIFSIIIPFKEEETFLQMAERENLFPSRISHVKGSPTSEVKRSLIELTFQQKETLTSSLIIEKERHEYTEEYIALTKDFYLKM, from the coding sequence ATGTCTAGCAAACCTTTTCAGTTTAAAGAATTTACCGTACAGCAAGATCGCTGTGCCATGAAGATTGGCACCGACGGCGTTTTACTGGGGGCTTGGACAGAATTAAATAAAAACCCTAATTCCATTTTAGACATTGGAGCTGGAACAGGCGTCATTGCGCTGATGTTGGCACAAAGAAGCGCCGCAGAGCTTGTGGATGCCATAGAGATAGACAACGATGCTTATGAACAGTGCGTCGAAAACTTCGAGGCGTCTCCGTGGGGAGACCGCCTTTTCTGCTATCATGCCGGTTTCGATGAGTTTGTAGCGGAGATTGAAGACACCTACGATCTAATTGTATCCAACCCTCCTTTTTATAGCGAAAAAGTATCCTCTGGAAACGAACAAAGGGATATCGCGCGGGCTAATTTTTCCCTTCCTTTTGAGGAATTGTTGGAAGGCGTAGCCAAACTTCTCAACAAAAACGGAATCTTCAGCATTATTATTCCATTTAAGGAAGAAGAAACATTTCTTCAAATGGCCGAACGGGAAAATCTCTTTCCTTCACGCATCAGCCATGTAAAGGGAAGTCCAACTTCCGAAGTAAAAAGAAGTCTTATCGAACTCACTTTTCAGCAAAAAGAAACACTTACCTCCTCTCTAATTATCGAAAAAGAGCGGCACGAATACACCGAAGAATACATAGCGCTTACCAAAGATTTTTATTTAAAAATGTAA
- a CDS encoding GMC family oxidoreductase — MPFQIKETPKEYDILIVGSGAGGGMATKILSEAGFKIALLEAGPDFDPANPETQTQFKWPYESPRRNAGTTRPFGDFDMAYGGWELEGEPYTHKNGTKFDWFRSRMLGGRTNHWGRISLRFGPLDFKRKDFDGKGDNWPIDYDDVKPYYDKVDKLVGVFGTRENIPNEPDGYFLPPPKPRLHELFLKKAGKKMGLPVIPSRLSILTKRVDNRRGACFYCNQCPRSCSIYGDFSSSSVLVKPALEYDNVDLYVNAMVREVLTNDSGKATGVSYINKIDNQEYTVKAKVVILAASACSSARILLNSKSDRFPNGVANSSGIVGKYLHDSTGANRAAIIPELMDRKRYNEDGVGGMHMYVPWWLNDSKNLNFSRGYHIEFWGGMGMPSYGAGMGIQNLNGAVNDGKPKKAGGYGVDFKKDVYKYYGSIVAMAGRGESIPQKDNYCEIDPNTVDKYGIPVLRFNYNWTSDEITQAKHMQDTFEELIYNMGGKPLGDKPGEEEDYGLLAPGKIIHEVGTTRMGNDPKTSVVNKYNQAHDVSNLFIMDGGAFVSQADKNPTWTILALAWRASEYLTQEMKKMNI; from the coding sequence ATGCCCTTTCAAATAAAAGAAACCCCAAAAGAATACGATATTTTAATTGTTGGCTCGGGAGCGGGTGGCGGAATGGCTACCAAAATACTTTCGGAAGCCGGTTTTAAAATCGCTTTATTGGAAGCGGGTCCCGATTTTGATCCTGCAAACCCAGAAACCCAAACACAATTTAAATGGCCTTACGAATCGCCCAGAAGAAATGCGGGAACCACCCGGCCTTTTGGTGACTTCGATATGGCTTATGGTGGGTGGGAACTGGAAGGCGAACCATACACGCATAAAAACGGTACTAAATTCGATTGGTTTCGATCTAGAATGCTGGGAGGAAGAACCAACCACTGGGGAAGGATTTCCCTGCGTTTTGGACCATTGGATTTTAAACGAAAGGATTTTGATGGTAAAGGTGATAATTGGCCTATAGATTACGATGATGTGAAGCCGTATTACGACAAAGTCGATAAATTGGTAGGGGTTTTTGGTACCAGGGAAAACATCCCTAACGAACCAGATGGTTATTTTCTACCACCGCCGAAACCTCGATTGCACGAACTTTTTTTAAAGAAAGCTGGCAAAAAAATGGGGCTTCCGGTAATTCCCTCAAGACTGTCCATCCTTACCAAACGGGTAGATAACCGAAGAGGTGCTTGCTTCTATTGTAATCAATGCCCCAGATCGTGTAGCATTTATGGGGATTTTTCTTCGTCTTCCGTACTTGTAAAACCAGCTTTGGAATATGACAACGTAGACCTTTATGTTAATGCAATGGTTCGCGAGGTTTTAACTAACGACAGCGGCAAGGCAACAGGCGTTTCATACATCAACAAAATAGACAATCAAGAATATACGGTAAAAGCCAAAGTGGTGATTTTGGCCGCGAGTGCCTGCAGTTCAGCAAGAATATTATTGAACTCAAAATCTGATCGATTCCCAAATGGCGTTGCCAATTCCAGTGGAATTGTAGGGAAATATCTCCACGATTCTACCGGGGCTAACCGCGCTGCCATTATTCCAGAACTTATGGACCGAAAACGGTATAATGAAGATGGGGTTGGAGGTATGCACATGTACGTTCCTTGGTGGCTTAACGATAGTAAAAACCTTAACTTCTCGCGCGGCTACCATATTGAATTTTGGGGCGGAATGGGAATGCCTTCTTACGGTGCCGGTATGGGAATACAAAACCTCAACGGTGCTGTAAACGATGGCAAACCGAAAAAGGCCGGTGGTTATGGTGTCGATTTTAAAAAGGATGTTTACAAGTATTACGGTTCTATTGTAGCCATGGCCGGCCGTGGGGAAAGCATTCCGCAAAAAGATAATTATTGCGAAATAGACCCAAATACGGTGGATAAATATGGGATTCCTGTACTACGTTTTAATTATAATTGGACGAGCGACGAGATTACCCAAGCGAAACACATGCAGGATACTTTTGAAGAACTTATTTACAACATGGGAGGAAAGCCACTTGGCGATAAACCTGGGGAGGAAGAAGATTACGGCTTATTGGCACCCGGAAAAATAATTCATGAAGTTGGTACCACAAGAATGGGGAATGACCCCAAAACCTCGGTGGTTAATAAATACAATCAAGCACACGATGTTTCCAATCTATTTATAATGGATGGTGGTGCTTTTGTTTCCCAAGCAGATAAAAATCCGACTTGGACAATTTTGGCCTTGGCCTGGAGAGCTTCAGAATATCTTACACAGGAAATGAAAAAAATGAACATTTAA
- a CDS encoding gluconate 2-dehydrogenase subunit 3 family protein has translation MDRRKSLKAMVAGTVTSGFMFSACLTDSEEKTITKTDAPANSDNNYDTTRTKDELAREKELRGKQYFNEHELATLTVLADIIIPAEGEYSAASTVGVVGFLEYIVLDMPHHQIPLRGGIMWIDHESNKRFNKKFKDATLSEQITIVEDIAYPDDVKPEHQAGEKFFTRLRDLVATGYFTSQEGIKYLGYVGNTPNVWDGVPKDVLAQYNLEYDQHTLDACIKPEERNEIVNWDNYEV, from the coding sequence ATGGATAGAAGAAAAAGTTTAAAAGCAATGGTTGCTGGTACCGTAACTTCTGGATTTATGTTTTCTGCTTGTTTAACAGATTCCGAAGAAAAAACCATCACAAAAACCGATGCTCCTGCCAATAGCGATAACAATTACGATACTACCCGTACCAAAGACGAATTGGCTAGGGAAAAAGAATTAAGGGGGAAACAATATTTTAACGAACATGAGTTGGCAACACTTACCGTGCTTGCAGATATTATTATTCCGGCAGAAGGGGAATACAGTGCAGCCAGTACCGTTGGAGTTGTGGGGTTTCTAGAATACATTGTTTTAGATATGCCGCATCACCAAATCCCTTTGCGGGGCGGAATTATGTGGATAGATCATGAAAGCAACAAACGTTTTAATAAAAAATTCAAGGACGCCACTTTAAGCGAGCAAATTACCATTGTAGAAGACATTGCTTACCCAGACGATGTAAAACCCGAGCACCAAGCGGGAGAGAAATTCTTTACACGATTAAGGGATTTGGTGGCTACTGGTTACTTTACGAGCCAAGAGGGTATAAAATATTTAGGTTATGTAGGGAATACCCCAAATGTTTGGGACGGGGTTCCAAAAGATGTGCTGGCACAATACAACCTGGAATACGACCAACATACTTTAGATGCTTGTATAAAACCAGAAGAAAGAAATGAAATTGTTAATTGGGACAACTACGAAGTCTAG